The proteins below come from a single Agrobacterium vitis genomic window:
- the obgE gene encoding GTPase ObgE, which produces MKFLDEAKVYIRSGDGGAGAVSFRREKFIEFGGPDGGDGGRGGDVWVEAVNGLNTLIDFRFQQHFKATVGTHGMGRNRTGANGEHVTLKVPVGTQIFEEDAETLIVDMVTEGQRFRLAAGGNGGFGNAHFKSATNQAPDWANPGLEGEEKTIWLRLKLIADAGLVGLPNAGKSTFLAAVTRARPKIANYPFTTLHPNLGVATVDEREFILADIPGLIEGAHEGVGIGDRFLGHVERTRVLLHLVSAQEEDVAKAYTTVAHELEAYDGGLEDKPEIVALSQIDVLDEDELKKKLKALQKACGKKPMMISAITGKGMLEVLRALRDVIVENRSYDDETISQRPKKHRHKLEDRPQHENGPEESEEGEE; this is translated from the coding sequence ATGAAATTTCTCGACGAGGCAAAGGTCTATATTCGATCAGGTGACGGCGGCGCAGGTGCCGTCTCGTTCCGCCGCGAGAAGTTCATCGAGTTCGGCGGGCCGGATGGCGGCGATGGCGGGCGCGGTGGCGATGTTTGGGTGGAGGCCGTCAATGGTCTGAACACCCTGATCGATTTTCGGTTCCAGCAGCATTTCAAGGCGACTGTCGGCACCCATGGCATGGGGCGCAACCGCACCGGGGCCAATGGCGAGCATGTAACGCTGAAAGTGCCTGTCGGCACCCAGATCTTCGAAGAAGATGCCGAAACCCTGATCGTTGATATGGTCACCGAGGGCCAGCGCTTCCGGCTGGCAGCGGGCGGCAATGGCGGCTTTGGCAATGCGCATTTCAAATCCGCTACCAACCAGGCTCCCGATTGGGCCAATCCTGGTCTGGAAGGCGAGGAGAAAACCATCTGGCTGCGGCTGAAGCTGATTGCTGATGCCGGTCTGGTCGGCCTGCCCAATGCCGGAAAATCCACCTTCCTGGCGGCGGTGACGCGGGCTCGCCCGAAAATCGCCAATTATCCCTTCACCACGCTGCATCCCAATCTGGGCGTGGCGACCGTGGATGAGCGCGAGTTCATTCTGGCCGACATTCCCGGCCTGATCGAAGGTGCCCATGAAGGGGTTGGCATTGGCGACCGCTTCCTCGGCCATGTCGAGCGCACGCGGGTGCTGCTGCATCTGGTGTCCGCCCAGGAAGAGGATGTCGCCAAGGCCTACACTACGGTTGCCCATGAGCTGGAAGCCTATGATGGCGGGCTGGAAGACAAGCCTGAGATCGTCGCCCTGTCGCAGATCGACGTGCTGGATGAAGATGAGCTGAAAAAGAAGCTCAAGGCCCTGCAAAAGGCCTGCGGCAAGAAGCCAATGATGATTTCGGCGATTACCGGCAAGGGAATGCTCGAAGTCCTGCGGGCGCTGCGCGACGTGATTGTTGAAAATCGCAGCTATGACGACGAGACGATTTCGCAGCGGCCGAAGAAGCATCGCCACAAGCTGGAAGATCGGCCCCAACACGAAAATGGACCAGAGGAGAGTGAGGAGGGCGAGGAATGA
- the proB gene encoding glutamate 5-kinase, whose product MSAPLASLSQYKRIVIKIGSALLVDRGAGLKHAWLDAVCDDIAALRAKGVEVLVVSSGAIALGRTVLNLPAGALKLEESQAAAAVGQIALARHWSESLSRSSIVAGQILLTLGDTEERRRYLNARATISQLLKLGAVPIINENDTVATTEIRYGDNDRLAARVATMTGSDLLILLSDIDGLYTAPPHLDPEAKLLPVIAEITPEIEAMAGGAASELSRGGMRTKIDAGKIATSAGCAMIITSGKLLNPLCGIDEGAAHSWFAPSAMPVTARKTWIAGQLQPAGILSVDAGAETALRAGKSLLPAGVREVSGHFHRGDTISVVGLEGREIARGLAGYDADEARRIAGHKSAEIEALLGYAGRSAMIHRDDLVMTEQTGRKTGKSAKKKDEAHA is encoded by the coding sequence ATGAGCGCACCGCTTGCCTCTCTCTCGCAGTATAAGCGCATCGTCATCAAGATCGGCTCGGCCCTGCTGGTGGACCGGGGGGCCGGCCTGAAACATGCCTGGCTTGATGCCGTCTGTGACGATATCGCCGCCCTGCGCGCCAAAGGTGTCGAGGTGCTGGTCGTGTCGTCTGGTGCCATTGCGCTTGGCCGCACGGTGCTGAACCTGCCAGCCGGGGCCTTGAAGCTGGAGGAAAGCCAGGCGGCAGCAGCCGTCGGGCAAATTGCTCTGGCGCGGCATTGGTCGGAAAGCCTGTCGCGGTCATCCATTGTTGCTGGCCAGATCTTGCTGACGCTGGGTGATACGGAGGAGCGTCGCCGCTATCTCAATGCGCGCGCCACGATCAGCCAGTTGCTGAAGCTGGGGGCGGTGCCGATCATCAACGAAAACGACACGGTGGCGACCACCGAAATCCGCTATGGCGATAATGATCGGCTGGCCGCCCGGGTGGCGACGATGACCGGTTCCGATTTGCTGATTCTGCTCTCCGATATCGATGGTCTTTATACTGCGCCTCCGCATCTCGATCCTGAGGCGAAACTTCTGCCTGTCATTGCCGAAATCACCCCTGAAATTGAGGCGATGGCGGGCGGTGCGGCCTCGGAATTGTCGCGCGGCGGCATGCGCACCAAGATCGACGCGGGCAAGATTGCCACAAGTGCGGGCTGCGCGATGATTATTACGTCGGGCAAGCTGCTCAATCCGCTGTGCGGCATTGATGAGGGGGCGGCGCATTCCTGGTTCGCGCCGTCTGCCATGCCAGTGACAGCCCGCAAGACCTGGATTGCCGGACAATTGCAACCCGCCGGTATTCTGAGCGTCGATGCGGGTGCCGAAACAGCCCTTCGGGCTGGCAAAAGCCTGTTGCCCGCAGGGGTGCGCGAGGTATCCGGGCACTTTCATCGTGGTGACACGATTTCGGTTGTTGGGCTTGAGGGGCGGGAAATTGCCCGTGGCCTGGCGGGTTACGATGCCGATGAGGCGCGCCGCATTGCCGGGCATAAATCGGCGGAGATCGAGGCGCTGCTCGGCTATGCCGGACGCTCGGCGATGATCCATCGCGACGATCTGGTGATGACGGAACAGACCGGCAGGAAAACCGGCAAGAGTGCAAAGAAGAAGGATGAGGCTCATGCTTGA